A single Xenopus laevis strain J_2021 chromosome 3S, Xenopus_laevis_v10.1, whole genome shotgun sequence DNA region contains:
- the nr2e3.S gene encoding photoreceptor-specific nuclear receptor: MTSPTGSILSTEDSQSVPSPAPGPAPSPHLLCRVCGDSSSGKHYGIFACNGCSGFFKRSVRRKLIYRCQASTGLCPVDKAHRNQCQACRLKKCLQTGMNKDAVQNERQPRSTAQIRLDSIELDTDSCSEHLATTRDPPPSYPQGNILRTPIPSAISGTLSPPHNHRFMASLMTAETCTKLEPEEADENIDVTSNEPERTPTDFQISGFPTSSVEGMYETSARLLFMAVKWAKNLPVFSNLPFRDQVILLEEAWSELFLLCAIQWSMPLDSCPLLSVPDLSSQVHGKSVSSSIDIRILQETISRFKSLNVDPTEFACLKAVLLFKPETRGLKDPEQIENLQDQSQMMLAQHTRNQYPTQPVRFGKLLLLSPSLRFISSERIELLFFHRTIGNTPMEKLLCDMFKN, encoded by the exons ATGACTTCTCCCACAGGATCTATTCTGAGCACAGAAGACAGTCAATCAg TTCCCAGCCCTGCCCCAGGTCCTGCTCCCAGCCCTCACCTTTTGTGCCGAGTGTGCGGTGACAGTAGCAGTGGAAAACATTATGGCATATTTGCCTGTAACGGTTGTAGTGGCTTCTTTAAGAGGAGTGTTCGCAGGAAGCTCATATACAG GTGCCAGGCTAGTACAGGACTGTGCCCAGTGGACAAGGCCCATAGAAACCAGTGCCAAGCCTGCAGACTAAAGAAATGCCTTCAGACGGGAATGAACAAGGATG CTGTCCAGAATGAGCGTCAGCCTCGTAGTACAGCTCAGATCCGCCTTGACAGTATTGAATTGGACACAGATAGTTGCTCTGAACACTTAGCTACTACACGGGATCCCCCTCCTTCCTACCCACAAGGCAACATTCTCAGAACCCCAATACCTAGTGCCATATCAGGAACGCTAAGCCCACCACACAACCACCGCTTCATGGCTAGCTTGATGACTGCAGAGACATGTACCAAGCTGGAGCCAGAAGAAG ctgaTGAGAACATTGATGTTACAAGTAACGAGCCAGAGCGAACACCAACTGACTTTCAGATATCAGGGTTCCCAACATCTAGTGTAGAAGGAATGTATGAAACTTCAGCTAGACTTCTTTTCATGGCTGTAAAATGGGCAAAGAACCTTCCAGTTTTTTCCAATCTTCCATTCCGGGACCAG GTTATCCTTCTGGAGGAAGCATGGAGTGAATTATTTCTGCTATGTGCCATTCAGTGGTCTATGCCTCTCGACAGCTGCCCACTGCTCTCTGTACCAGACTTGTCTAGTCAAGTTCATGGAAAATCTGTGTCCTCCAGCATAGACATCCGAATCCTTCAAGAAACAATCAGTCGGTTTAAGTCACTTAATGTCGACCCTACAGAATTTGCCTGTTTGAAAGCAGTTCTGCTCTTTAAACCTG AAACAAGAGGTCTGAAAGACCCAGAGCAAATAGAGAACCTTCAAGACCAATCTCAGATGATGTTGGCCCAGCACACAAGGAATCAATACCCAACCCAGCCTGTTAG GTTTGGGAAGCTTTTGCTCCTTTCTCCATCACTGCGATTTATTTCCTCTGAACGTATCGAGCTGCTTTTCTTCCACCGGACCATAGGAAACACTCCTATGGAAAAACTGCTTTGTGATATGTTTAAgaactaa